The genomic segment CCCCTGGTCCCCAAGACCAGCAACATCGTCGCCTATGCACCTGCCAACACCCTGATCATCACCGACACGGCCGCCAATATTACGCGACTGCTCAAAATCATTCAGGAACTCGACGTTGCCAGTGCCTTCGAAGCCCTGGAGATCATCCCTCTCCAATACGCCAGTGCGGAAGAAGTCGCCCAGATCTGCAGCCAGGTCATCGCCCAGGTGACAGCCGCCCCCCGACGCGGCCGGGCGGCAACGGCTGCCGGGGCTGCCGGGGCTGCCGGCGCCGCCGGCAGCAAGGTGCTGCCGTATTCGCGAACCAACTCCCTGGTGGTGATGGCCACCGCCGATGACCTGGCCACCATCAGGGGCATCGTGCAGCAACTCGACCAGAAGCCTTCCCGGGAGCGTTCGCACATCAACGTCTATTATCTGGAGAACGCCGACGCCGAGACGTTGGGCAAGACCCTCAACGAGATCCTCACCGGCATCAAGGCCCAGACCCGCCAGGCGCGGCCGGCGGCCGCCGGCCAGCCGGCCGCCGCCGCGCCGCTGGCCAGCGAACCGGTGACGATCACCGCCGACAAGCCGACCAACTCCCTGATCATCAACTCCAATCCGGAGGACTACGAGATCATCCAGCAGATCGTCCGGCAACTCGACGTCAAGCGCAAACAGGTCTTCGTCGAGGCGCTCATTCTCGAGCTGTCGATGGACGCCACCCAGCGACTCGGCGCTTCCTTGCAGGGAGCGGTCGGCATCGGCGATGACAGCGTCGTCTTCGGCACCAGCAACCTGAATAACGGCCCGGCCAGCCTGACCTCCATCCTGCCCACGCCGGGCTCGACGATTCCGGTTCCCTCCCTGCTCAACCAGTCGATCGACGGCATCCTGCTCGGTGGCCTGTTCAACCCGATCACCACGGTCATCAATGGACAGGAGGTCACCATTCCCGCCCTTTCCGCCTTGATCGATGTCTCCAGGCGTGATGCCGACGTCAATATCCTTTCCGCGCCGCGACTGCTGACCTCGGACAACGAGGAGGCCGAAATCATCGTCGGCTCCAACGTGCCGATCATCAGCTCACGCCTCACCGACACCGGCGGCACCGGACTGGCGCAGAGCGTCTCGGTCGAACGCAAGGACGTGGCCCTGACCCTGCGCTTCACCCCGCAGATCACCGAGGGGAACCTGGTGCGACTCAACGTCCTGCAGGAGATTACCGACCTCGCCGCAACCAGCGTCGGCGACGTCAACGAAGTCGGACCGACCCTGACCAAGCGCCTGGTGCGCAACACGGTGGTCGCCGAGAACGGCCGCACCATCGTCCTCGGCGGGCTGATCGGCAACAACGTCCAGGAGACCATTACCAAAACGCCCCTGCTCGGCGACATCCCGGTCCTCGGCTGGCTGTTCAAACGCAAGAGGGTGGACTCGAGGAAGACCAACCTGCTGCTCTTCATCACGCCGCACATCATCCGGAGCGGCGAGGACCTGGCCAAGGTGACCCGGAGGAGCCGCGATGCCATGGACAGGTTCCAGGATGAGGGCCTGACCCCCGGCTGGTCGATCGATCTGCCGCCGGCCCCTCCGCTCTCCGTCCCCGCCGCCGAGCCGGCAGAAACGGGGAACTGAGTCGATGCTACGCTGGAAACGCCTCGGCGAAATCCTGCAGGAGGAATTCAAGATACCTGCCCGGCGCATCGAGGAGGCCCTTGCCCGCCAGCCCGAAGCCGGCCGCAGGCTTGGTGAAATCCTCCTCGGCATGAAGGTCCTTACCCCCGAACTGCTGGCCGGGGCACTGGCCAGTCAGCAGGGGTGTCCCTTCATCGAGACGATCCCTCCCGAACCACCCGGCGTCGAACTGCTCGATCTGGTCCCGATCAACTTTGCCAAGGAATACCGCATCTTTCCCATGGAACGCAGCGAGGGACGGCTGACGGTGGCGGTAGCCGACCCCCTCGACGTCCGCCCGCTCAACGACCTGGCGGCGCTGACCGGCGACGCCATCGAAATCTGCGTGACCACCCCCGAAGAGATCCTGCGTGCCATCAACCGGGGGTACGAACGCCGGGCCGGCGAAGCCCAGGAGTTCGTCCACGATATCGGGGGTGGCCCGGCCGACAGCCTGAGCCGCGATCTCGAACCGGCCGACCTTCTTGACGCCTCGGACGAAGCGCCGATCATCCGTTTCGTCAACAGCCTGATCACCCAGGGGTACAAGGAGCGGGCCAGCGACATTCACATCGAGCCTTTCGAAACCGAACTGATCGTCCGCTATCGCATCGACGGTATCCTCTACGAGGTGCTGCGCCCGCCGCACAAGGCCCAGGCCAGCATCATCTCGCGCCTGAAGATCATGGCCAACCTCAACATCGCCGAAAAGCGCCTGCCCCAGGACGGCCGTTTCCGGGTACGCATCGCCGGCAAGGACGTCGATGTGCGCGTCTCCACCCTGCCGACCGCCTTCGGCGAGCGGGTGGTGCTGCGCCTGCTCGACAAGTCCTCCAACGTGCTGACCCTGGAGGACCTCGACATGGGCGAGGCCCTGCTCCGGCAGGTGGTCGGCATGATCAGCAAGAGCCACGGCATTTTCCTGGTCACCGGGCCGACCGGTTCGGGCAAGACCACCACCCTCTACGCCGCCCTGACCCGGCTCAACAACCGGGAAAAGAATATCATTACCGTCGAAGATCCCATCGAATACCAGCTGGCCGGCGTCGGCCAGATCCAGGTCAACCCGAAGATCCATCTGACCTTCGCCGCCGGCCTGCGCTCGATCCTGCGCCAGGACCCGGATATCATCATGGTCGGCGAGATCCGCGACGGCGAGACGGCGGAGATCGCCGTGCAGTCGGCCCTTACCGGTCACATGGTCTTTTCGACCCTGCACACCAACGACGCCGCCGGCGCCCTGACCCGCCTCGTGGAGATGGGGATCGAGCCGTTTCTGGCCGCCTCCTCCATCGTCGGCATTCTCGCCCAGCGCCTGGTGCGCAAGATTTGCCCCGACTGCCGGCAGAGCTACCAGCCGTCGCTCGAGGTTGTCCGCGAAATGGGCCTGGCCGACGCAGTGCCGGCCGGCGCCACCTTCTATCGCGGCGAGGGTTGTCCCAAGTGCATGGGGATCGGCTACCGGGGCCGCACCGGCATTTACGAGCTGCTGACCGTCGACGAACAGGTACGCGACCTGCTGCTGCAGAACAAGGATGCGGCCAGCATCAAGGCGGCGTCGATGCGCAAAGGGATGAAGACCCTTCGCGATGCCGGCCTGGCCAAGGCGCTGGCCGGGGAGACCTCCATCGAGGAGGTCCTGCGCGTCACCCAGGAGGAGGTCTAGGGTGCCGCTTTTCGACTATTCCGGCTTCGATGCCGGCGGCAAAAAAGTCTCGGGGGTGACCGAAGCGGCCGGCAAGCGAGCCGCCCTGCAGAAACTGCGTGCCGAAGGAATTTTTGCCACCGAACTGCACGAGGAGAGCGCGGCGCCGAAGCGGCGCCTCCGCCAGTTCCGCCTTGCCGGGTCGGTGCCGGCTGGCGAGCTGGCCGGGGCCACCCGCCAGTTGGCCACTCTGCTCGGCGCCGGCCTGCCGCTCGACGAGGTTCTCGCCAGCGTGGCCGGCCAGCTTGAGCACCACGGACTGGCCCGGGCACTGGGCCGGGTGCGTGAGGAAGTCATCCAGGGCGAAGCCCTGCACACCGCCCTCGCGCGTCATCCTAGGATCTTTCCGGTCCTTTACGTCAACATGGTCCAGGTCGGGGAGAGCAGCGGCAGTCTCGATCAGGTGCTGCAGCGTCTGGCCGACTTTCTCGAGGACCAGGCGCGGCTGAAGTCGCGAATCCGGTCGGCCATGGCGTACCCGATCCTGATGGCCCTGATCGGTACGGGTGTGCTGTTTTTTCTTTTCGCCTTCGTCGTCCCCAAGGTGACCCGTATGCTTGAGGACCTCGACCGGGCGCTCCCGCTGCCGACCCGGCTGCTGATTCGCGGCAGCGATTTCCTCAGCGCCTGGTGGTGGCTGTTGCTGATCCTGCTGGCTCTGGCCGGATTCGCCCTGCAGCGCTACCGCCGTACGGAAGAGGGTCGTCTGCGGCTTGACCGGATGGCCCTGAATGCTCCCTTGTTCGGCAAGCTGAACCTGCTGATCGCCACCTCACGATTCACCCGCACCCTGTCGACCCTGCTCCACAGCGGCGTGCCGATGCTGACCTCCCTGGACATCTGCGGCAACCTGCTGGAGAACCGGGTCCTGCGCCAGGCGATTGTCGACACTACTATTGCGGTTCGCGAAGGGGAAGGACTCGCCGCCCCCCTGAAGCGCTCCGGCGTGTTTCCCCCCATGGTCGCGCAAATGGCCGCCGTCGGAGAGAAGAGCGGCGAGATAGAGAGCATGCTGCTGCGTGTCTCGGAAGCCTATGAGCATCAGGTCGAAATGTCGATCAGCGGCCTGCTCTCCCTTCTTGAACCCCTGATGATTCTGTTCATGGGAACCGTTGTCGGCTTTATCGTCATGGCCATCCTGCTGCCGATTTTTGAAGCCAGCCAGGGAATGGGCTAGAGGCAGGCACGAGGCAAAAGGTAAAAGCAAACACTGCCCTTCCGAGGGCAAAAAGAGGAGATAAAGACAGATGAAGCAGAGTGCAAACAGCAGATCGATCCTGAGAAACGAACGGGGCTTTACGCTCATTGAGATCATGGTCGTGGTGGTGATTCTTGGGATTCTCGCCGCGGTTGTCGTGCCCCGTTTGCTCGACCGTCCGGAGGAAGCGCGGATCACCAAGGCGAAGACCGATATCAAGGGAATCGAACAGGCCCTCGGCATGTTCAAGCTGGACAACGGCTATTTCCCCACGACCGAGCAGGGGCTCGCGGCACTGGTCGAGATTCCGACCGTGGGACGCATTCCCACCAGGTATCCGGATGGCGGCTATCTGAAAAAGGTCCCGGTCGACCCCTGGGGGAACCCCTATGTGTACATCTCCCCCGGCATTAACGACAGCTTCGACATCATCTCTTACGGTTCCGACGGCGAACCGGGAGGCGAAGGGAATAATGCCGACATCAACAGCTGGGAACTGGAATAAGGAGTCCGGCTTCACCCTGATCGAGTTGACGATCGTCGTCCTGCTGCTCGGGCTGTTTTCCGCGCTGGTGATACCCAGGCTGCCGGGGGTGGGTGCTGACGGCCTGAAGAGTTCGGCCCGGCGGATCGCCGGCACGGTCAAATACTTCTTCAACGAAGCGGCCCTCTCCGGACGTCCGCACCGACTGGAATACAACCTGGACGAGGGGACCTTCCGCGTCCGGCGCCTCGAGGCCGATGGCGAGTTGGTCGAGTTGAGCGGAACCGGCAGGGAACAGCGGCTCAAGGGGCAAGTGCGGTTCAAGGATATCGCCATCCCCGGCCGGGGCAGCTTCAGCCAGGGGGAGGTCGCTACCGAGATCCAGCCAGTCGGCTGGGTGGAGGAAACCGTCGTCCATCTCGAAGAAGAAGATGGCCGCACGCTGACCCTGCGGATCATGCCCTACACCGGAACCACCGAGGTCTTCGACGGCTATCGGGAGTTTGATTGAACGCGCCAGAGCTACGGGCAAAAGAGTCGGATGTGCGCGGCTTCTCCCTGCTGGAGACGATGATCGCGCTGGCGATCATCGGCATCGCCCTGGTGACCCTGCTGGGTCTCGGCAACCGCTCCATCAACATCAGCGGCCGCCTGCAGAAGATCACCCAGGCGACCCTGCTGGCCCAGGAGAAAATGACGGAGATCGAGCTGACGGCTCAGGCCGGGAACCTCGACCTGCAGAACCAGGAAGGCGGCTTCGCCGCTCCTTTCGAGATCTACCGCTGGCGCACGGACTTCGAGGAGACCCCGCTGGCGGCGGTCCGGATGGTGACGGTAACCGTCCTCTGGGGGGAGGAAGGCAAGAACGAACTGGTCGAGCTCACCTCCTTCGTCTTTCACCAGGGCACATGACGTCATGAACAGGCCACAGCAAGGGTTTACCCTGGTCGAGATCCTGGTTGCGGTCAGCATCAGCAGCATATTGCTGGTCACCATCTATGGCGTCTTCACCACCATGAGCAATGCCAGGATCCGGGTGGAGACCGCAGGTGAAGGGTATCACCAGGCACGGGTCATCTTCGATCGCATCGGCCGGGAAATCCGCAGCAGTTATGTCGACCCCAGTGCTCAGGAGACCCGGATGCAGGGCGGGATCGACGACCGGGGCACCCCTTTTCTGGCCCTGGCCACCACCGCCGGCACGCCCCGGCATGGGGTGACGAGCGGCGTCGTCCTGGTCCGCTACGAACTGCGGCAGGCGGTCGGCGAAACGGCCGAAAAACCATCCCTGTTCCGCAGCGAAACGCCTGTGCTGGCCGAGGACGAGTCACCCATCGTCTACCGGCTGGCGAGCGGCATCGAAGCATTGCAGATGCGTTTTCTGGACAACGGCGAATGGCGGGAAGAATGGCCGCCGGATACCAGTTCTAGCCCGCCGCAGGCCGTCGAGATCAGCCTGTCCCTGGTGATCGACGAGACCGCCGTCCCGTTCCGCTCGACCTTCGAGGTCCCCGACGTCGGGCCGAACTGATGCGCATCCTACGCCAGGAAAAGGGAATGGTCCTGTTGCTGGTGCTGGCGGTGGTCGCCCTGCTGAGCGCCCTGCTGAGCGAGTTCGCCTTTTCCACCCTGGTCGACCTGCGGCTCACCGAAACCTTCCGCGACCGGACGCGGGCCTACTACCTGGCCAAGGGGGGCGTCACCGTCGGCCAGATGCTGCTGAAGATGGACACCAACCCCGGATACGATGCCTACGCCCCCGAAGAGCTCTGGTCCCTGGGGGTGAGCAGCTATCCCGTCGGCGAAGGGTATATTTCGGTCGCCATCGAAGATCTCGGCGGGAAACTGAACATCAACTCGCTGGTCGACGCGTCCGGGCAGAACCCCATCGGCGTCAGCAGGATTCGCTTTAAACGGTTTTTCACCAACCTGGGGGAAACCGACCCGGAAGGGTTGACCGCCGCGCTGATCGACTGGATTGATACGCACCCGGACCTTGACGCCGACCCTGACAACGGGGCGCCCGGTGCCGAGGCTGACTACTACCTGCGGCAGACTCCGCCGGTGCGCATCGCCGATCGGCCGTTACGCTCCCTGGACGAACTGGCGCTGGTGCGCGGCTTCACTCCGGATCTCATCCGTCGGATCGAACCGCACGTGACGGTGCACGGCAGCAGCAGCGACAACACCAAAATCAACGTCAACACCGCCAGCGCCGAAGTGCTCATGGCTTATGCCATGGATTCCGGGGATCCGTTCATTACGCGGGAGGCGGCGGAACAGATCATCGAACGACGGCGCAGCCAGCCGTTCAAGACGATTGGCGAACTCATCGAGCTCAACAACATCGGCGGTCTGCAGAACCTTTTGCGAACCGATCTCACCGTAACCGGCGGGTTCTACCATATCCGCTCCACGGCCGAGGTCAACGACGGCGTCAGAAGGATCGAAGCGTTCGTCGACAAGTCCAAGGGCAAGCTTCTCTATCAGAAGGTGGATTGATACCTCATGGGCAAACGATTCATCGGCATCGAATTCGACGACCGCTGCGTTCGGGTCGCCATCCTCAGCGAAGAGAAGGGACGGATCAGCCTCGTCTCGGCCGACAAGCGCTCCGTTGCCGACACCGAAGAGCTTTTGCAGTGCCTGCCGGAGCTCCTCGGCGGCGAAAGGCGTCTTGGCGACCGGCTGGCCGCGGCCCTGCCGGCCAGGGAGGGCTTCATCCGGCAGTTGAAATTCCCCTTCGCCGAGCCGCGCAAGATCGCCGCCGCTCTCGAACTGGAGCTGGGTGCGCAGTTGCCGGTCGCCATCGAGAGCTGCACGAGCGATTTCCAGCAACCCTTCGCCGTCAGCGATGGCAGTTGGGACGTCATGGCCGCCGCCGTGCGCACCGATGTCATCCAGGATTTTCTGGCACCTTTGGACTCTGCCGGGTTTGTGCTTTCGATCCTCGACCTGGAGCCCTTCGCCTACGCCGCCGGCCTGGCCGAGCTGTTCCCCGGGGGCCTGCTGGTGTCCGTGAAGGAACAGTCGATCACCATTGCCCTGCTGCAAAACGGCAGAGTCGCCAGCTACCGCCTGTTGCCCGTCGCCGCCAGCCTGACGGAGGACGCCCGGGCGCAGCTCGTGCTGCGTGAGTCAGCCGCCCTGCAGGGTGCCGCCGGCTGCAGCGATTTGCCGTTCTGTCTGATCGGTCCGGGTGCCTCAGCGGCCCTGATCGAGCGGCTGGAGAGCGCCGGCGGTCGGCTGCAAACGCCGCCGGTGACCGGCGACGAGCGTCCGGTCGACCGGGAATTCCTGCCGGCTGTCGCCCTGGCCCGGCGAGCGACGATAACGGAGCGCGGCAACAGCTTCAACTTCCGGCGCGGGCCCTTCGCTCCGAAAAGCGAATGGCTCGCGCTGAAGCGGGGGCTGTTTTTTGCCACTGCCCTTCTGGTCCTTTCCGGCCTGGCCCTCGGCACGGCCGCCTGGCTCAATTACTCCGGCAAGGCTAGCCGGGCTGAAGCACTGAACCAGGAGATGATCCGCATCTATCGGGAGACGTTCCCCGGCGAACCGACCGTCGTCGACGTCCCGCGGCAGATGCGCGGCAAGATCAGTGAGATGCAGAAAAAAAACGCACTCTACGGCGCCGACAGCAGCCGCTCGGCCCTTTCCGTGCTTCGCGAAATTTCCGAGCGTTTGCCCCAGGATCTGGTCGTGGATATCCGGGAGCTCAACTATACGCCCGAGGCGGTCATGTTCGAAGGATCGACAGCTTCCTTCGATGCGGTCAATCGCCTGGCCAAGGCACTGGAGCAGTCACCCACATTCGGGCCTCCCCAGATTGCCGACTCCAAGATGAGCCTCGACGGCAGCCGGGTCGACTTCCGCCTGAACCTGCCCTTCAGCGAGGAGAAAAAACAATGATCGCACAACTGAGCCGCCGAGAGCAGATAGCTGTCGCCGTAGGCGTCGTTGCAGTGCTGGCGGCGGTTCTCTACCTGGGGATCATTGCCCCTTACCGCAACGCCCTGAAGCAGCTCGACAGCAAGATCACCTCGCGCCAACGGCAGATCCGGGAAGTCGAAGCGCTGCGCCGGGAATTCCTGGTGCTGCAGCAGCGGCAATCCGCAGCAGAAGAGCGGCTTGAAAAGGGTGGAGCGTTTTCCCTGTTCCCCTTCGTGGAAGGGTTGGTCGGACAGCTCGCCGCCAAGGAAAACCTCCTCTCCATGCGTCCGCAGCCCCCCGTTCCCCGGGAGAGCCTGCTCGAGGATTCGGTGGAGGTTCGCCTGGAAAAGGTCCGCCTCGACCAGGTGATCCGTCTGCTTTATGCCGTCGATACGGCCGATGCCCTGATGCAGGTGAAGAATCTGCGGCTCAAGACCCGCTTCGATGATCGCACGCGTTTCGATGCCACCATGACCGTCGCCGCCTTCGGGAGAACCAGATGAAGATTCCGCGTCTTGCCGCCTTCTGGAAAAAACGAAGGGCCCCCTTGGCCCCGTTCGGCGGCCAGGGTTTCAAGTTCTACCTCGGCGTCCTGGCCCTGCTGTTGACCGGTTTCCTTGCCGGTTTTTACCTCTTTTTCCCGACCAGCGCCCTGCAGCAGCGGCTCGAACTCGAAATTGCCGCCCGCACGCCGCTGGATGCACGCATCGAAGCGGTCTCACTACTCTTCCCGCCGGGCCTGCAGGCAGAGGGTATCCGCCTGGCCGGCGGCAGACCGCCGACCGAATTCACAGTAAACCTGGTCAAGCTGACCCCCCTCTGGCGGACTCTGACCAGCAGCAATCCCGGTTTCGCTTTTCATGCCGAAGTCCTTGGCGGTCAGGTAGACGGCAGCGTGCGCAAAAGCGGCAGCCTTGCGGCTCAGCTGCAAAATCTGACCTTTTCTGCGCCGGTGGGGGAAGCCTTCCCTGTTCGCCTGACCGGTCGACTCGGCAAAGGTGAATTCGCCGGCGCCCTCCCCCTGCAGGCCGCCACTGAAACTCGCCTCAACCTGGGCTTTGACCAATTCGAAATCAGTGGTCTCTCGGCACTCGGGCTCGCAAGTGATACCCTTGCCCTGGGGACGGTCTCCCTGGTTGGCACCGGGCGTGCCACTGCCCTGAAGATAGATCGCCTGAGTGCCAGCGGCGGCAGCCTGGAGGTCACCGGAGACGGAACCGTCATGCTCGCCACGCCGCTGGACCGAAGCCGATTGAATCTCAACCTGGTGCTGCGTCCCGGCCGCCAGCTCGACAAATCGCTTGCCGACCTGCTCGAGCTCTTCGCCCAGGCCGGGCCAGATGGCTCATTCAGTTTGCGGCTCACCGGCTCCCTCAGGCAAGTAAGTTTCCAGTAGCCTGCGGCATTCAGCAAGGTGTCAGCCGTACGAGCCGTTTGCTTGCCGGCACTCGCACCGGAGTACCGGGCGGAAGGTGACTTCCGCTATCTTTCCGGCCTGCTTTCTGATCTGCTCCCGCCCTCGCCTGACCGGTCGAACCCTTCTTCCTGACCGGGAAAAGCGCTCGCCCCGCTGCCAGACGATTG from the Desulfuromonadales bacterium genome contains:
- the gspD gene encoding type II secretion system secretin GspD is translated as MRTLCIGLLLACLSLHLPGDACAQQQKTEAPAAGKVTLDFKDIELADLIQTISEMTGRNFIFDETVKGKITIISPTQMSMAEAYNLFLTVLNAKGFAVVPAGKFNKIVPTRDVKENSLPTTMEGSSGEQYVTHLVPLQNVDATLLATTVLTPLVPKTSNIVAYAPANTLIITDTAANITRLLKIIQELDVASAFEALEIIPLQYASAEEVAQICSQVIAQVTAAPRRGRAATAAGAAGAAGAAGSKVLPYSRTNSLVVMATADDLATIRGIVQQLDQKPSRERSHINVYYLENADAETLGKTLNEILTGIKAQTRQARPAAAGQPAAAAPLASEPVTITADKPTNSLIINSNPEDYEIIQQIVRQLDVKRKQVFVEALILELSMDATQRLGASLQGAVGIGDDSVVFGTSNLNNGPASLTSILPTPGSTIPVPSLLNQSIDGILLGGLFNPITTVINGQEVTIPALSALIDVSRRDADVNILSAPRLLTSDNEEAEIIVGSNVPIISSRLTDTGGTGLAQSVSVERKDVALTLRFTPQITEGNLVRLNVLQEITDLAATSVGDVNEVGPTLTKRLVRNTVVAENGRTIVLGGLIGNNVQETITKTPLLGDIPVLGWLFKRKRVDSRKTNLLLFITPHIIRSGEDLAKVTRRSRDAMDRFQDEGLTPGWSIDLPPAPPLSVPAAEPAETGN
- the gspE gene encoding type II secretion system ATPase GspE; this encodes MLRWKRLGEILQEEFKIPARRIEEALARQPEAGRRLGEILLGMKVLTPELLAGALASQQGCPFIETIPPEPPGVELLDLVPINFAKEYRIFPMERSEGRLTVAVADPLDVRPLNDLAALTGDAIEICVTTPEEILRAINRGYERRAGEAQEFVHDIGGGPADSLSRDLEPADLLDASDEAPIIRFVNSLITQGYKERASDIHIEPFETELIVRYRIDGILYEVLRPPHKAQASIISRLKIMANLNIAEKRLPQDGRFRVRIAGKDVDVRVSTLPTAFGERVVLRLLDKSSNVLTLEDLDMGEALLRQVVGMISKSHGIFLVTGPTGSGKTTTLYAALTRLNNREKNIITVEDPIEYQLAGVGQIQVNPKIHLTFAAGLRSILRQDPDIIMVGEIRDGETAEIAVQSALTGHMVFSTLHTNDAAGALTRLVEMGIEPFLAASSIVGILAQRLVRKICPDCRQSYQPSLEVVREMGLADAVPAGATFYRGEGCPKCMGIGYRGRTGIYELLTVDEQVRDLLLQNKDAASIKAASMRKGMKTLRDAGLAKALAGETSIEEVLRVTQEEV
- the gspF gene encoding type II secretion system inner membrane protein GspF codes for the protein MPLFDYSGFDAGGKKVSGVTEAAGKRAALQKLRAEGIFATELHEESAAPKRRLRQFRLAGSVPAGELAGATRQLATLLGAGLPLDEVLASVAGQLEHHGLARALGRVREEVIQGEALHTALARHPRIFPVLYVNMVQVGESSGSLDQVLQRLADFLEDQARLKSRIRSAMAYPILMALIGTGVLFFLFAFVVPKVTRMLEDLDRALPLPTRLLIRGSDFLSAWWWLLLILLALAGFALQRYRRTEEGRLRLDRMALNAPLFGKLNLLIATSRFTRTLSTLLHSGVPMLTSLDICGNLLENRVLRQAIVDTTIAVREGEGLAAPLKRSGVFPPMVAQMAAVGEKSGEIESMLLRVSEAYEHQVEMSISGLLSLLEPLMILFMGTVVGFIVMAILLPIFEASQGMG
- the gspG gene encoding type II secretion system major pseudopilin GspG, giving the protein MKQSANSRSILRNERGFTLIEIMVVVVILGILAAVVVPRLLDRPEEARITKAKTDIKGIEQALGMFKLDNGYFPTTEQGLAALVEIPTVGRIPTRYPDGGYLKKVPVDPWGNPYVYISPGINDSFDIISYGSDGEPGGEGNNADINSWELE
- a CDS encoding type II secretion system protein, with the protein product MPTSTAGNWNKESGFTLIELTIVVLLLGLFSALVIPRLPGVGADGLKSSARRIAGTVKYFFNEAALSGRPHRLEYNLDEGTFRVRRLEADGELVELSGTGREQRLKGQVRFKDIAIPGRGSFSQGEVATEIQPVGWVEETVVHLEEEDGRTLTLRIMPYTGTTEVFDGYREFD
- a CDS encoding type II secretion system protein, producing the protein MRGFSLLETMIALAIIGIALVTLLGLGNRSINISGRLQKITQATLLAQEKMTEIELTAQAGNLDLQNQEGGFAAPFEIYRWRTDFEETPLAAVRMVTVTVLWGEEGKNELVELTSFVFHQGT
- a CDS encoding type II secretion system protein GspJ, which gives rise to MNRPQQGFTLVEILVAVSISSILLVTIYGVFTTMSNARIRVETAGEGYHQARVIFDRIGREIRSSYVDPSAQETRMQGGIDDRGTPFLALATTAGTPRHGVTSGVVLVRYELRQAVGETAEKPSLFRSETPVLAEDESPIVYRLASGIEALQMRFLDNGEWREEWPPDTSSSPPQAVEISLSLVIDETAVPFRSTFEVPDVGPN
- the gspK gene encoding type II secretion system minor pseudopilin GspK, translated to MVLLLVLAVVALLSALLSEFAFSTLVDLRLTETFRDRTRAYYLAKGGVTVGQMLLKMDTNPGYDAYAPEELWSLGVSSYPVGEGYISVAIEDLGGKLNINSLVDASGQNPIGVSRIRFKRFFTNLGETDPEGLTAALIDWIDTHPDLDADPDNGAPGAEADYYLRQTPPVRIADRPLRSLDELALVRGFTPDLIRRIEPHVTVHGSSSDNTKINVNTASAEVLMAYAMDSGDPFITREAAEQIIERRRSQPFKTIGELIELNNIGGLQNLLRTDLTVTGGFYHIRSTAEVNDGVRRIEAFVDKSKGKLLYQKVD
- the gspL gene encoding type II secretion system protein GspL; this translates as MGKRFIGIEFDDRCVRVAILSEEKGRISLVSADKRSVADTEELLQCLPELLGGERRLGDRLAAALPAREGFIRQLKFPFAEPRKIAAALELELGAQLPVAIESCTSDFQQPFAVSDGSWDVMAAAVRTDVIQDFLAPLDSAGFVLSILDLEPFAYAAGLAELFPGGLLVSVKEQSITIALLQNGRVASYRLLPVAASLTEDARAQLVLRESAALQGAAGCSDLPFCLIGPGASAALIERLESAGGRLQTPPVTGDERPVDREFLPAVALARRATITERGNSFNFRRGPFAPKSEWLALKRGLFFATALLVLSGLALGTAAWLNYSGKASRAEALNQEMIRIYRETFPGEPTVVDVPRQMRGKISEMQKKNALYGADSSRSALSVLREISERLPQDLVVDIRELNYTPEAVMFEGSTASFDAVNRLAKALEQSPTFGPPQIADSKMSLDGSRVDFRLNLPFSEEKKQ
- the gspM gene encoding type II secretion system protein GspM; protein product: MIAQLSRREQIAVAVGVVAVLAAVLYLGIIAPYRNALKQLDSKITSRQRQIREVEALRREFLVLQQRQSAAEERLEKGGAFSLFPFVEGLVGQLAAKENLLSMRPQPPVPRESLLEDSVEVRLEKVRLDQVIRLLYAVDTADALMQVKNLRLKTRFDDRTRFDATMTVAAFGRTR
- the gspN gene encoding type II secretion system protein GspN, with the translated sequence MKIPRLAAFWKKRRAPLAPFGGQGFKFYLGVLALLLTGFLAGFYLFFPTSALQQRLELEIAARTPLDARIEAVSLLFPPGLQAEGIRLAGGRPPTEFTVNLVKLTPLWRTLTSSNPGFAFHAEVLGGQVDGSVRKSGSLAAQLQNLTFSAPVGEAFPVRLTGRLGKGEFAGALPLQAATETRLNLGFDQFEISGLSALGLASDTLALGTVSLVGTGRATALKIDRLSASGGSLEVTGDGTVMLATPLDRSRLNLNLVLRPGRQLDKSLADLLELFAQAGPDGSFSLRLTGSLRQVSFQ